The following proteins come from a genomic window of Macrobrachium nipponense isolate FS-2020 chromosome 18, ASM1510439v2, whole genome shotgun sequence:
- the LOC135197190 gene encoding phosphatidylinositol 3-kinase 3-like, giving the protein MNAVFLTALLWSSAPAGVLTETETVFDEGGVPKARSRPWLEDTYHRRRIQAPILMQNNDFVIHSGNVSHPVKREVFSRGFVHTGNLPEEELGKTALDDNREEIDDVAFLRHGPAVGVSTNASEGRKKVECPSPYPEGEFTIFGFFSFAILLVQFIVNVVVSSNNNNNNNNNNNNNDNNNNNNNNQNEEVIQNENIVTNELMGIGVGGRSLTPSLMTPSLTSSPLTSKARREAKTKATKIYSCKSGESATELKSDSSRFLSRFLQRWFWCVAWATCSVPEENLTATGNLEFMVKKFFQSVLGLPMFLLADQNFNGGSAKENGGNDKENGGNCEENAGNDSESNNFSDGLSESCQIRLGKCIRSMLKFGLNI; this is encoded by the coding sequence ATGAATGCTGTTTTCTTGACCGCTTTATTGTGGTCTTCGGCACCAGCCGGCGTCTTGACAGAGACCGAAACGGTCTTTGATGAGGGAGGAGTTCCCAAAGCAAGGTCTAGACCGTGGCTCGAAGATACGTACCATCGAAGAAGAATTCAAGCGCCCATTTTAATGCAAAATAACGACTTTGTCATCCACTCTGGCAACGTCTCGCATCCCGTTAAGCGGGAAGTGTTCTCCCGTGGCTTCGTTCACACCGGAAACCTGCCAGAAGAAGAATTGGGGAAAACCGCCTTGGACGACAATAGAGAGGAAATTGATGACGTGGCCTTTCTGAGACATGGTCCAGCGGTCGGCGTTTCCACCAACGCCTCGGAAGGGCGGAAGAAGGTCGAGTGTCCTTCGCCGTATCCTGAGGGTGAATTCACCATCTTCGGGTTCTTCAGCTTCGCCATCCTCCTGGTGCAGTTCATAGTCAACGTCGTCGTCAgcagcaataataacaacaacaataacaataataataataacaacgacaataacaataacaacaacaacaaccagaaCGAAGAGGTTATACAGAACGAAAACATCGTCACCAATGAGCTGATGGGAATAGGGGTGGGCGGTCGTAGTTTAACGCCATCGTTAATGACGCCATCACTGACGTCGTCGCCATTAACTTCGAAAGCGCGTAGAGAAGCAAAGACAAAGGCAACTAAAATCTACTCTTGCAAAAGCGGAGAGTCTGCGACGGAACTCAAAAGTGACTCTTCAAGATTTTTGTCTCGTTTTCTTCAAAGATGGTTTTGGTGCGTTGCTTGGGCGACGTGCAGTGTCCCAGAGGAAAATTTGACGGCGACAGGGAATCTCGAGTTTATGGTTAAGAAATTTTTTCAATCAGTTTTGGGTTTACCAATGTTTCTTTTAGCTGATCAAAACTTCAATGGTGGAAGTGCCAAAGAAAACGGaggaaatgataaagaaaatggaGGAAATTGCGAAGAAAATGCGGGAAATGACAGTGAAAGCAATAACTTTAGTGATGGTTTAAGTGAAAGTTGTCAAATCCGTTTGGGGAAATGCATTAGAAGTATGTTAAAATTtggattaaatatataa